One Aegilops tauschii subsp. strangulata cultivar AL8/78 chromosome 7, Aet v6.0, whole genome shotgun sequence genomic window carries:
- the LOC109764207 gene encoding protein VACUOLELESS GAMETOPHYTES-like, whose product MAQRRQEDTVISHFSHPYPGHELVKRHYTGPFRCDMCCQDLSGAGYGCSAGCDFAIHDSCVGYSQTFSSPQHEAHPLVLIQTRQDATLLCDVCLGHCAPGSFLYRCPPCGFDMHPTCGRLPKVVRSARHTYPAHDLTLVVADGCCAACDKGVRRASYYRCTTCNVDLHVSCAATASNNNSAHEAEIALQAEIVRSRIAAQGRRAALDLLSPAYIVRREYF is encoded by the exons ATGGCCCAGCGGCGGCAGGAGGACACCGTTATTAGCCACTTCTCCCATCCGTATCCAGGGCACGAGCTGGTGAAGCGGCACTACACTGGGCCGTTCCGCTGCGACATGTGCTGCCAAGACTTGTCCGGCGCAGGATATGGCTGCAGCGCAGGCTGCGACTTTGCCATCCACGACTCTTGTGTCGGCTACTCGCAGACGTTCTCCTCCCCGCAGCACGAAGCGCACCCACTCGTGCTCATCCAGACCCGCCAAGACGCGACCCTCTTGTGTGACGTCTGCTTGGGGCATTGCGCTCCGGGATCCTTCCTCTACCGCTGCCCACCATGCGGGTTTGACATGCACCCGACCTGCGGGCGGCTGCCCAAGGTTGTGCGCAGCGCGCGGCACACGTACCCGGCGCACGACCTCACACTGGTCGTCGCCGATGGCTGCTGTGCCGCATGCGACAAAGGCGTGAGGCGGGCATCGTACTACCGTTGCACAACTTGCAATGTCGACTTACACGTCTCGTGTGCAGCGACCGCTAGCAACAACAACAGCGCTCATGAAGCTGAAATAGCCCTTCAGGCTGAGATTGTACGATCAAGGATCGCAGCCCAGGGTAGACGCGCCGCGCTGGACCTGCTGAGCCCTGCAT ATATAGTACGAAGAGAGTACTTCTAG